A stretch of the Panicum virgatum strain AP13 chromosome 9N, P.virgatum_v5, whole genome shotgun sequence genome encodes the following:
- the LOC120690577 gene encoding uncharacterized protein LOC120690577: MNTTQKVDPVEPSAKVFKQASQFKRWGRKHPFVRYGLPLISLTVFGAVGLAHLIQGSKEVTKEKEDIEWEVVETTKALSRTGPVEGAYKPKKLSLEDELKALQQKVDINSYDYKPIPRPNEK; encoded by the exons ATGAATACTACTCAGAAAGTTGATCCAGTGGAACCATCTGCTAAGGTTTTCAAACAAGCATCACAGTTCAAAAGATGGGGGCGAAAACATCCTTTTGTTCGATATGGGTTACCACTCATTTCCTTGACAGTGTTTGGTGCAGTTGGGCTGGCGCATCTTATACAGGGCAG CAAAGAAGTAACAAAGGAAAAGGAGGATATCGAATGGGAGGTGGTAGAAACAACAAAAGCTTTAAGCCGAACAGGGCCAGTGGAAGGGGCCTATAAACCAAAGAAACTCTCTCTAGAGGATGAACTGAAG GCTCTGCAGCAAAAGGTTGACATAAACAGCTACGACTACAAGCCGATTCCAAGACCCAATGAAAAATAA